The following nucleotide sequence is from Ferruginibacter lapsinanis.
CGGAGCATCAAATGCCGGATCAGCAACCTCATTAAAATTTTTAATTGCATTACGCAACGCAAAAAATGCACCAATGCCATACATCAAAGGAGGCTCTCCTACTGCTTTTGAACGAAAGATAGCTAAATTATCTTTTTGTGTTTGCAAAAACTCAATACTTATTTCTTTAGGCACAGAATATATGTCCGGTACTTTATACGTTGACAACGCATTACTACGAAGCTTACCATTTTTATCATACACCACTTCTTCCATTGTCATCCAGCCAATGCCTTGCACCAGTCCTCCCTCGATTTGTCCTCTGTCAATTAACGGATTCATCGTAGTGCCGAAATCATGCACTAATTGCACGGCGTCAATATCGTAAGTACCACGTAAGCAATCAATCGTTGCGGTTACAATAGCTGTTCCGTAAACATGGTAAGCAAAAGGATGTCCTTTCTCTTTTGTTTTATCAAAATAAATATCCGGTGTAGAATAATGTCCGTGTTCTGATAAACTAACTCGTTTATTATAAGTAGTAAGTACTAATTTTTTCCAATCTAATGCTGTTTGTTTTCCATTCACAAAAACAAACTCATCTTTTAATTCAATAGTGCTTTCATCTGTTTTTAATTCTTCTGCAGCCACCTTCTTAATTCGATTAAGAATTTCAGTGCAGGCTATCAATGTTGCCTTGCCATTTAGATCCGCTGTAGCACTAGCTGCACTCGGAGATGTATTGGCTATACGGTATGTATTAGTGCTGTTTACTCTCACCCTTGCAGGATCGATAGAAAACACATTGGCAACCACCTGCAATATTTTCGTGTTTACACCTTGCCCCATTTCAATAGCTCCAGTACTTACGACTACACTTCCATCGGTATATACATGCACCAGGGCTCTCGCCTGATTCATCAATGTATTGGTAAAAGAAATACCGAAACATATCGGCATAACTGCAACACCTTTTTTATGCAACTTATTTTTTGCATTAAAATCTTCGATGGCTTTTTTAGTCGCTTCGATATTATAATGCGCCATTGTTTTATCCCAACACTCGTTCGCTTCACTTTCTACTTTTTGTCCGTAAGGCAATTCATCTCCACTTTGCAATAAATTTTTTTGTTGAATAACTGTTGCATCTACTCCCAGTTCATCCGCAGCTTTTGCAATAGCAGCTTCAATAACAAACATACCCTGCGGACCGCCAAATCCTCTGAAGGCTGTATTGGGTGGCAAATGTGTGCGACAGCAATAAGCTGTTGCAGTTACGTTAGGAATAAAATAACTATTAGTACAATGAAATAAAGTACGTTCCATCACAGCCGGAGAAAGATCTGCCGCAGCTCCGGCATTCTGGTAAAAACTAGCTTCATATGCAATGATCTTAAAATCTTTATCCAGCCCGATCTTAAAATCAGAAGAATATGGATGTCGTTTCCCTGTCATCCGCATATCTTCCATACGATGCAAAGAATATTTTACCGGCCTTTTGGTTACATATGTACCCAATGCACATAATGCAGCCCAAGTATTTGCCTGGTCTTCTTTCCCTCCAAATCCCCCACCCAAACGGGTTACATCAACTTCTAACTGATGCATTGGAATGCCCGTTACTTTGCTGACAGCCCGTTGCACGGCAGTTGGCCCCTGAGTAGATGAGTATACTTTTATTACGCCATTTTCTTTCGGAATGGTATATGCACCCTGTGTTTCAATATAGAGGTGTTCCTGACCGTTAGTGTCAGCTTTGCCCTCAAAAACATGCTCACAATTTTTAAAAGCAGCGTCAATATCACCTATCTTGAATTTACGTGGCGGAATAATTAATTCGCCTTTTGCAGCAGCTTCTCTTGGATCAACGATCACTGGCAAAAGTTCTATATCAACTTTTATCTTTTTTACCGCAGCTCTCGCCTGTTCATCAGTTTCTGCCAATACCAGTGCAACCGGCATTCCGCAAAAATGTACGTGATGATCGGCAAATAAAGGCTCATCGGGAATAATACCACCAATCTGGTTTTCACCGGTAATATCTTTGTGTGTAAGTACACGAACCACTCCTTCACTTTTTTCTGCACCACTTACATCCAGACTGATCACTTTACCATGTGCAACAGGTGAATCGAAACAAGCAGCATAAAGTGTTCCGGCCACAACGGCTATATCATCTAGGTAAATAGATTCGCCTCTGGTATGTGTATATGAATCAATATTTTTCATGAATAATTTATTATGCTATGATTTCTTCTACATTCAACTGCGGAAACAAACTAACAAAATGCGCCTTTATCAACTGACTTAATAATAATCGTTTGTAAGATTCTGTTCCTCTTGCATCACTGATTGGCATGATCTCTGTTTGGGCTATATCGATCAATCCTTGCATTGTTTCTATAGATATTTTCTTACCGGCTAAGAACGCTGAACTCTTTGGCAAAAATGCCGGAACTGGACCAACGCCTCCGGCAGATATACCAGCATTGATAATGGCATCCCCACTCATATTTAAGTAGATGGCAGTATTAACACTGGCTATATCTAAATAAGTTCGTTTACAAACTTTTTCGAAATTAAATTTTGATGTTGCAGCAGGCAACTCAAAATATATTTTCTCAATATATTCCTCCGGATTTTTATCGAGTGTTTTATATCCTTTATATAATTTTCGCAACGGCATTTCTCTGCTAGTGGCACCATCACTTAAAACCAATTGAGCATCCAACGACAAAAAGAAAATTGTAAGATCTCCTATAGGTGAAGCATTCACAAAATTCCCGGCTACAGTCGCCATATTTCGTATTTGTGTGCTGGAAACTAGTTTTATGTAACGATCAAGGTCAGCAAAATGTTTTTTAAAAATCGGAGATTCTGCAATATCCGCAACAGTTACTGATGCCCCCATTATACATTTATTTCCTTGTTGCTCAATACCATTCAGCTGACTCTTATTAAACATGAAATCAATGTCTGCATGCACCATTGCTTCATGCTGCTGTACATACAGATCTGTTCCACCTCCCACAAATTTGGCATTGGATGAATTTGATTTTTCAATTCCATTGGTCTGCAACAAATAAATGGCCAACCTTTCTTTAATCGTTAAAAAATACTCGGGTAAAAATTTATTTTTTACAGCAAATGCCAAAACATCTTCGTCTTTTCTTTCGTTGATTTTATCAGTGATCTTTTGTGCTGCCCTTTCGATGGATTTATATCCGGTACACCTGCAAATATTACCATTCACTGCATCCACTGCAGTAATATTTTTTTTGTTTATAGAATACCCTGCCAGCGAAACAATAAATCCGGGAGTACAAAAACCACATTGTGTGGCTCCTTCATCAGCAAAGGCCTGTTGAATAAAATTCAAGCCTTCGACATTTATGCCTTCA
It contains:
- a CDS encoding xanthine dehydrogenase molybdopterin binding subunit, yielding MKNIDSYTHTRGESIYLDDIAVVAGTLYAACFDSPVAHGKVISLDVSGAEKSEGVVRVLTHKDITGENQIGGIIPDEPLFADHHVHFCGMPVALVLAETDEQARAAVKKIKVDIELLPVIVDPREAAAKGELIIPPRKFKIGDIDAAFKNCEHVFEGKADTNGQEHLYIETQGAYTIPKENGVIKVYSSTQGPTAVQRAVSKVTGIPMHQLEVDVTRLGGGFGGKEDQANTWAALCALGTYVTKRPVKYSLHRMEDMRMTGKRHPYSSDFKIGLDKDFKIIAYEASFYQNAGAAADLSPAVMERTLFHCTNSYFIPNVTATAYCCRTHLPPNTAFRGFGGPQGMFVIEAAIAKAADELGVDATVIQQKNLLQSGDELPYGQKVESEANECWDKTMAHYNIEATKKAIEDFNAKNKLHKKGVAVMPICFGISFTNTLMNQARALVHVYTDGSVVVSTGAIEMGQGVNTKILQVVANVFSIDPARVRVNSTNTYRIANTSPSAASATADLNGKATLIACTEILNRIKKVAAEELKTDESTIELKDEFVFVNGKQTALDWKKLVLTTYNKRVSLSEHGHYSTPDIYFDKTKEKGHPFAYHVYGTAIVTATIDCLRGTYDIDAVQLVHDFGTTMNPLIDRGQIEGGLVQGIGWMTMEEVVYDKNGKLRSNALSTYKVPDIYSVPKEISIEFLQTQKDNLAIFRSKAVGEPPLMYGIGAFFALRNAIKNFNEVADPAFDAPMTPEKVLMNLYTKESVTV
- a CDS encoding FAD binding domain-containing protein, coding for MIHFILNNKEISTSLPAGTLLLDFIRYEKNLTGTKIGCREGDCGACTVLIGEIQQGELAYRSVTSCLMPIGNAHGKHIVTIEGINVEGLNFIQQAFADEGATQCGFCTPGFIVSLAGYSINKKNITAVDAVNGNICRCTGYKSIERAAQKITDKINERKDEDVLAFAVKNKFLPEYFLTIKERLAIYLLQTNGIEKSNSSNAKFVGGGTDLYVQQHEAMVHADIDFMFNKSQLNGIEQQGNKCIMGASVTVADIAESPIFKKHFADLDRYIKLVSSTQIRNMATVAGNFVNASPIGDLTIFFLSLDAQLVLSDGATSREMPLRKLYKGYKTLDKNPEEYIEKIYFELPAATSKFNFEKVCKRTYLDIASVNTAIYLNMSGDAIINAGISAGGVGPVPAFLPKSSAFLAGKKISIETMQGLIDIAQTEIMPISDARGTESYKRLLLSQLIKAHFVSLFPQLNVEEIIA